From one Lotus japonicus ecotype B-129 chromosome 3, LjGifu_v1.2 genomic stretch:
- the LOC130749143 gene encoding glyoxylate/succinic semialdehyde reductase 2, chloroplastic, with protein sequence MRSMVNCHPFVLHRLPHHHLFNHFRPFRFSMSAQLSNVSPQSQVIEAPARVGFLGIGIMGSPMAQNLLKAGIDLTVWNRTKSKCDPLISLGAKYKSSPEEVAASCDVTFSMLADPQSAMDVACGKHGAANGMGPGKGYVDVSTVDGDTSKLISEHIKSTGALFLEAPVSGSKKPAEDGTLIFLTAGDRNLYETVAPHLDIMGKSKFFLGDVGNGAAMKLVVNMIMGSMMASFSEGLLLSEKVGLDPKVLVEVISQGAISAPMYSMKGPSMIQSLYPTAFPLKHQQKDLRLALGLAESVSQPIPIAAAANELYKVAKSHGLSDQDFSAVIEALKSKFQHSENQ encoded by the exons ATGAGAAGCATGGTGAATTGCCATCCCTTTGTCCTTCACCGTCTTCCCCATCACCACTTGTTCAACCACTTTCGACCATTTCGCTTCTCTATGTCTGCTCAGCTTTCCAATGTTTCGCCTCAGTCTCAAG TGATTGAGGCACCCGCACGGGTTGGTTTTTTGGGCATTGGAATCATGGGCTCCCCCATGGCACAAAATCTCTTAAAAGCTGG AATTGATCTGACTGTTTGGAATAGGACCAAGAGCAAGTGTGATCCTTTAATCAGCTTGGGAGCAAA ATATAAATCATCTCCTGAGGAAGTAGCAGCATCTTGTGATGTCACATTTTCCATGCTTGCAGATCCTCAAAGTGCA ATGGATGTTGCTTGTGGGAAGCATGGAGCGGCAAATGGAATGGGTCCAGGAAAAGG ATATGTGGATGTTTCAACTGTTGATGGGGACACTTCTAAATTGATTAGTGAGCACATAAAATCCACTGGAGCATTATTTTTGGAG GCTCCAGTTTCAGGTTCCAAAAAACCAGCTGAAGATGGCACGTTGATATTTCTTACAGCAG GAGACAGAAATCTTTATGAAACAGTTGCTCCTCACTTGGACATCATGGGAAAG TCTAAATTTTTCTTGGGTGATGTTGGAAATGGAGCTGCAATGAAACTCGTTGTCAATATGATTATGGGCAG TATGATGGCATCCTTTTCCGAAGGCTTACTTCTCAGCGAAAAAGTTGGGCTGGATCCAAAAGTACTTGTGGAG GTAATTTCACAGGGTGCCATTAGTGCTCCAATGTACTCAATGAAAGGCCCATCCATGATACAGTCACTTTACCCAACTGCATTTCCCTTAAAGCATCAGCAGAAG GATCTAAGACTTGCCCTGGGGTTAGCAGAATCTGTTTCCCAACCTATTCCAATTGCAGCAGCAGCTAATGAGCTATATAAAGTTGCAAAATCCCATGGCCTTAGTGATCAGGACTTCTCAGCTGTCATTGAAGCATTGAAGTCCAAGTTTCAGCACTCAGAAAACCAGTGA
- the LOC130749854 gene encoding double-strand break repair protein mus-23, whose product MEFELQAEDGSNFTLTTAATALFGRDSGFNTHDRTVSRRHVSFQLNNPETSPPRVSFQVIGNNPIWVSTTTNHGGATLKLFRKFDEGHLELGDRFSLSGKAPFWFHFKEKGPIAEPELNSDQVVDVSGIDPVKEFGFLVIGHEFDQYPKGVIRNAKDWEWFLEEPSKDSEDDEDFEERRKMRRKRKSFKDNEDDKWTGDSEDDRVVVAKTGKGKIPKYTTRSKDRKGPNKEAIGSSNSKRKKAVSVNETVEKDEEDDDETLGGFIVTDEEEDEEEENDGDEEEEEFEEDDDDDVVEE is encoded by the exons ATGGAGTTTGAACTGCAAGCTGAAGATGGTTCGAATTTCACACTGACAACCGCCGCTACAGCTTTGTTCGGAAGAGACTCCGGTTTCAACACCCACGACCGCACCGTTTCTCGCCGTCACGTTTCATTCCAACTCAACAACCCAGAGACTTCTCCTCCTAGGGTTTCATTCCAAGTCATCGGAAACAACCCCATTTGGGtgtccaccaccaccaaccacgGCGGAGCAACGCTTAAGCTCTTCAGGAAGTTCGATGAAGGCCACTTGGAACTCGGGGACCGTTTCTCCTTGTCCGGGAAAGCACCCTTCTGGTTCCATTTCAAGGAAAAGGGTCCAATTGCTGAACCTGAGCTTAACTCTGACCAAGTTGTTGATGTTTCAGGAATTGATCCTGTTAAAG AGTTTGGTTTTCTAGTGATCGGACACGAGTTTGATCAGTATCCCAAGGGCGTGATCCGGAATGCGAAGGATTGGGAGTGGTTCCTGGAGGAACCTAGCAAAGATAGTGAGGATGACGAGGATTTTGAGGAGAGGAGGAAAATGAGGAGAAAGCGAAAATCATTTAAAGATAATGAAGATGACAAGTGGACTGGTGACAGTGAAGATGACAGGGTAGTTGTTGCTAAGACAGGGAAAGGTAAGATACCCAAGTACACAACAAGATCTAAAGATAGGAAAGGACCTAACAAAGAGGCCATAGGTAGTAGCAATtctaaaagaaaaaaagcaGTTAGTGTCAATGAAACTGTtgaaaaggatgaagaagatgatgatgaaacaCTAGGAGGCTTCATTGttactgatgaagaagaagatgaag